Below is a genomic region from Candidatus Dormiibacterota bacterium.
CCGCGGCGCCGGCCAGGGCGTTCACTTCACGATGAACGACGTGTTTGCGCACGCGAAGCGTAGGCGCCCGAGAATAGGCTTCACCACGGTCTACCGCGGCATTCAGCGGTTGCGCGATCTCGGGTGCATCGACGAGATCGAGCTACCGGGAACGGACAGCGCCGTTTACGAGCTCAAGGGCGAGCCGCACGCACACTTTCGCTGCGAGCGATGCGGGAAGGTCGAGGACGTGCCGTTCGTGCTCCCGGCGAGAACGGTCGACGCGCTCGCCGCGCGAACGGGCGTGACAATCGACGCGGCGATCATCACGCTGAGCGGCTCGTGCCGCAACTGCCGCGTCTAGAGGCTCGCTAGGGAACCTTCAGCGCAAAATACGACGGCGACTCGGTCCATTTGCCGTGCGCGTAGCGCAGATACGCGACGGCCCGTTCTTTCGTCGGGCAGCACAGCGGCGCCGTGGCCGAGTAGTACGGGCCGATCAGCCGTATCGCGTCGCCCGTCGAGCCGTGCACGAGTGAAGCCGCGAGCGCGCAGCCGTTCGTCACGACCGCGACCGGGCGAAAATGCTGCGCCGTCCAATCGTACGTGAAGACCGCGACGCTCGCACCTCCGCAATCGGCAGAGGACTCGTGGCTCTGCACGACGAGATTCTGCACGCCGGCGCGCACGAGCTCGCCCGCTCCCACGATGTGCAGCGACTGCAGCGGAAGCCAAAGACCGCCTTGAGCGCGCGTGACGCGCGAGAGCAAAGGGCCGTTGCCCGGCGACCGATACTGCAGTTTGTAGGTAGCGGTATCGAAGTTGATCGCGTAGACCGAGAGATACCATTGATATGCCGAGCCGCCGAGATGGACGCGGCTCGCGACGGCGCGCCACTGGCTCTGCATCCCTTCGCCCGCGGGATAGAAGAGCGCCGACTGAACGATTTGGCCCGGCGGCCGCGGCGAGAACGTGTAGTGTGGCGGCTCCGCGGCCGCCGCGGGGAGCAGCAGCGCAACGGCGAGCGCGGCGGCGACGCTTAAATTCCTGCGTACCATTCGTATCCTTGATCCTCCCAATAGCCACCGTGACCGCCGGCGATTCGCGAGAATCCGCCGACGAGTGAGATTCGATTGACCCATTTTGCGCTCTTGTAACCCAACTGCGTAGCAACGCGTAGCCGCACGGGCGCCCCGTGATCGGGATCGAGCGCCGCGTCGTCGAGCCGCAACGCGAGCAGCGTCTGCGGATGGTGTGCCTGCACGAGATCGAGGCTCTCGTAGTACGGGACCCCCGAATCGTCGCGGTCCATGCAGTGGAATACGGCGTAGCGCGCCGCGGGCGTCGGACGCGCCGCATCGATCACCGCGCCGAGCCGGACGCCGCTCCATTTTCCGATCACGCTCCACCCTTCGACGCAGTCATGCCGGGTGATCTGCGTCGTCTGCCGGTACCGCTCGAGATCGCCGAGCGAGAGCGAGAGCGGCCGTTCGACGGCGCCGTCGACGACGAGGCGATAGGTGCGAAAGTGCGACGCGAGCAGCGCTTCGTACCGGGCGTCGTTCGGCGTCGCAAAGCCATTGATGCGGAAGACCGGCGCGACGGCCGACTCTGGATACTCTCGCGCCATGCCGCCGCTGGCAAGCGCGTAATCGAGCCTTTCGGCAACGCTCAGCACGTTGCGAACGCCGTTCGAGTTATTGAGTGCCGTTCCTATCGGCGAACAGCCCGCGAGCGCCGCCGAAACCGACGTCGCAATGAAGATCTGACGTTTCACGCTGACGGAGCCTCCTTTTCCACGAACCACCCGGTGATCATCGAACGCATCTGGTTGACCACGCCCTGCGTTGCCACTTGAAAGACGTGAATGCCGAAGAAGGCGATGAGGGCGAGCATGCCCGCGAAGTGCCAGAGACGAGCGAACTGCCGTCCGCCGAAGACCACGGTCAGCGGCTGCGCAATCGCGTCGATTCCCGGTGAGAGCGCGAGACCGGTCAGCACGACGAGCGGCGCGATGACGAATGCGACGACCGTGTACGCGGCTTTCTGCAGCGGGTTGTACTCGTCGTACGGGGGCGGCGTCTTGCGCAAGCGCAAGTAGTACGCCTGCATCGGCCACAGCTTGCTCAGATCGCTGCGGGTGAGCAGCATCTTGCGCAAATTGCCTTTGACGGCGCTCGACGCGAGCCACGCGAGCCAGCACAGCACTGCAACCCACGCAAAGAAGAAATGCCAGCGCCGGCCGTCGGCGAGGTCTTGATAGGCCGGAATCGTGATCCAGCCGGGAAAGGCGCGCGGGCCTTTTCCTCCCATGCCGTCGTCGGTCCATCCGAGCCAGCCGGTCGTCGTGAACGCGTGCCCAAAAATCGTCGTCGTTCCGACGCCGTCGGCCGGCGAATCGATCGAGAGCACGCGATGGGCGGGGCTCGAGGCGTCCGACGCGTCCAGATAGGGCGCCGCATCGAAGATCTGCAAACCGCTCGAGACGAGCACCGCAAATGCCACGGCCCATATCCAGTGGCTCAAGCGCATCGTACGCGTGTACCGATAGCGCGGGCTGCTCATGGCCGCAAGTATACGCGATTCCAGGCGGAAACGGACAGGGGGCCGAAGCGAAAAACTCCTGATGGCCGAGGTTCTTACGTGTGCGGTGGAGCGCGGGATCGCGACGGTGGCGCTCGCGCGTCCTGCGGTGCGCAATGCATTCAACGCGGAGCTGATCGCCGCACTACGCGCTACCTTTGACGAGCTCTCCGAGCGGGCGGACGTGCGCGCCGTCGTGCTCGCGGGAGAGGGGCCCGTATTCTGCGGCGGCGCGGACGTAGGGTGGATGCGCGCCGCGCTCGACCTCTCCTACGACGAGAACGTCGCCGACGCAGAAGCGATGAGCGACATGTTTCGATCCATCGACCGCTGCGCGAGGCCGGTGGTCGCGCGCGTCCAAGGCGCCGCGCTCGGCGGCGGCGCGGGGCTCGTCGCCGTCTGCGACGTCGCGATCGCGAGCGCCGATGCAACGTTCGGCTTCACGGAGGTGAAGCTCGGCATCATCCCGGCCGTCATCTCTCCCTTCGTGCTCGCGAAGATCGGGGCGTCGCACGCGCGCGCGCTCTTCGTGACGGGCAGGCGCTTCGACGCCGCACACGCGCGGGAGATCGGTCTCGTGCACGCGGTCGTTCCCGAGCCGTCGCTCGACGCCGCCGTCGACGGCGTGCTCGACGAGCTGCGTACCGCAGCTCCAACGGCCGTACGCGCGATCAAGGCGCTCGTCGCCGACGTTCTCGGCGCTTCGTATGATGCGTCGCGCGGCCTCACGTCGAGCGCGATCGCCAAGCAGCGCACGAGTGAGGAAGGTCAAGAGGGTTTGCGCGCGTTCCTCGAGCGGCGCCCCGCAGCGTTCGTCGAATGATCTCGCGTCTGCTCATCGCGAACCGCGGCGAGATCGCCGTGCGGATCGCTCGCGCCGCGCGCGAGATGGGAATCGTCCCACTCGGCATCTACTCGCAAGCCGACGCGGACGCCTATTTCCTCGCGTACGTCCACGACGCGCGCTGCATCGGCCCCGCGCCCGCCGCGCAATCGTATCTCGACATCGCGGCGATCCTCGAAGCAGCGCGGGCGATGAACGCCGACGCACTCCATCCCGGCTACGGCTTTCTCTCCGAGAACCCGTCCTTCGCCACGGCGGTGCACGATGCCGGAGCGATCTTCGTCGGGCCGCCCGCGGACGCCATGGCCGCGATGGGGAGCAAGATCGAAGCGAAGCGGCGCGCGCGAGAGGCCGGCGTTCCGACGCTTCCCGGCTACGACGGGAGCGATCAGTCGCCAGCGCGCCTTCGCGAGGAAGCGGCGCGGATGGGATTCCCCCTTTTGATCAAGGCGAGCGCCGGCGGCGGCGGTCGCGGCATGCGCGTCGTGACGTCGCCTCGAGAGCTGGACGACGCGCTTGCATCTGCCAGGCGCGAAGCGGCCGGCGCCTTCGGCGACGACACGCTCTTGCTCGAGCGCTACCTCGAGAACCCGCGGCATATCGAGTTCCAAATCCTCGCCGATGCATTCGGCACGACGTTGCATCTCGGCGAACGCGAATGCTCGATTCAGCGGCGCCATCAGAAGATCGTCGAGGAGGCGCCGTCGGTCGCGTTGTCGGCGCAACTGCGCGCCGAGATGGGTGCTGCAGCGGTGCGCATCGCGTCGAGCGTCGGATACGTCAACGCCGGCACCGCAGAGTTCATGCTCGACGCGAGCGGGTACTACTTCCTCGAGATGAACGCGCGCCTGCAGGTGGAGCATCCCGTTACCGAAGCCGTGCACGGCATCGACCTCGTGCAATGGCAGCTGCGCATCGCATCGGGCGAGCGCCTGACGCTGCGCCAAGAGGACGTCGCGCCGCGCGGCTGGGCCGTCGAGATGCGGGTCACCGCCGAGGATCCGGCGCACGGGATGCTGCCGTCGGCGGGCTGCATCTCCGCGTGGCAGCCGCCGGAAGGCCCCGGCGTGCGCGTCGACAGCGGCGTCGCGGCGGGCAGTACGGTCGGTCTCGATTACGATTCGATGCTCGCAAAACTCATCGTGCATGCGAGCGATCGCGCCTCCGCCATCGCGAAGATGGAGGTCGCACTCGACGATTTCCGGATCGCCGGGATCCGCTCGAATCTTCCGTTGCTCGCGTGGATCGTTCGCGACGAGGCCTTTCGCTCGGGGGAGATCGGAACCGCATTTCTCGCGCAACGCCTCGACGAGTCGCGCTTCGCTCACGCGCCGGTTTCGAAGGACGCGCTCGTGCTCGCCGTTGCAAAGCTGCTCGTCGAGGACGCGCTGCCGTGGCGCATCGGCGGCATCGGGTGCCCGATCGTTCTTGCCGCGCGCGACGAGCGCTTCTACGCGTCGGCGAGCCGCACCGCGCAGCGCGATGCCTGGCGCGTGAGCGGCGACGTCCAGGGGCTGCTGCAGGTGCGGCGGCACGACGGCGTGATCGCCGCAACGCTCGGTGACGCGAGCGTTACGGGGCACGCGGAGCTCGACGCGTGCGGCGTCCTCACACGCGTCGACGGGCGAGAGTACGCATTCGCTTTCGCGCAGCCGCCCGATGCTAGCGTGCGCTCGAGCGGCGCTGCCGAAGCGAACGGCACGGTGACCGCGCCTATGCCCGGACGCGTCGTACGCGTTGCCGTCGCGCCCGGTGAGGACGTCGCGCCGCATCAGCTGCTGATCGTGCTCGAAGCGATGAAGATGGAGCACCGCATCGAGGCCTCGCTCGCGGCGACGGTTCGTTCCGTTCTGGTCGGCGAAGGGCAGATCGTCGCAGGCGGCACGCCGCTCGTCGAGCTGGCCTAAGGAGCCTCTTCGTCAACGCTCTCGTCTGGCCGTACACGCTGCGAGCGATTCTGCGCTTCACCGGGGCAAAAGAGCTCCAGGCGGCGAACGCCTAAGACAACCGTGTTACCGAAGAACGTCACCGTCGTCGAGGTCGGCGCGCGCGACGGATTGCAGAACGAGAAGAGCGTCGTCGCAGCGAGCGACAAGATCGCCTTCATCGACTTGCTCTCCGAGAGCGGCCTGCGCGTCATCGAAGCGACCTCGTTCGTCAGCCCGCGAGCGATTCCACAGCTTGCCGACGCGGAACGGGTCTTCACCCATATTCGCAAAGCTCCCGGCGTACGCTATCCGGTGCTCGTGCCGAACCTCAAAGGCTACGAACGGGCGAAAGCGTGCGGTGCCGATGCGATTGCCGTCTTCACCGCTGCATCGCAAGCCTTCACCAAGCGCAACATCAACATGACGGTCGAGGAGTCGATCGCGACCTTCGCCGACGTCGTCCGGCGGGCTAAAACAGACGGCGCGTGGGTGCGCGGTTACGTCTCGACCGCCTTCGGCTCGCCTTTCGGCGACGCCGTGACGCCGCGGATGGTACGCGACGTCTGCGTGAAGCTCGTGGAGCTCGGCTGCGACGAGATCTCGGTCGGCGATACGATCGGCGTCGGCGTACCGACGCAAGTCGACGAAATCGTGCCGCTGCTCGCCCGGGAGATTCCCCTCGAGCGCCTGGCCTTTCACTTCCACGACACGCGCGGAACCGCGCTTGCAAACGTGTACGCGGCGCTGCAGCACGGAATCACGATCTTCGACGCCTCTGCGGGCGGGCTCGGCGGTTGTCCGTACGCTCCCGGCGCAACGGGCAACGTCGGGACCGAGGACGTGCTCTACATGCTCGCCGGCATGGGCATCGAGACCGGCGTCGACCTCGCTCGCGTGCGCGCCGCCTCCCGCTTCGTTCGCGGCGTCATCGGTCACGAGCTTACGAGCAAAGCGTTCCAGGCGTTGGAGGCGAACGGGTAGCGGCGTGGCGATCGTCATTCGCGCGGGCGTGCTCTACGACGGCACGCTCGACCCGCCCAAGCGCAACGTCGACGTCGTCATCGAAGGCACGACAATCGCCGAGATTCGCGCCGCCGCGGAAGGCGGGTCGCCGGATTATGCTGCGGCCTGCGTGACGCCGGGCCTAGTGAACGCGCACGTGCATTTGGAGATGAACGGCGAGCCGGACATTACGGTCGCGCTCGCGACGACGACGCAGAACCAGCGCTTGCTGCGCGCCGTCGAGCTCGCGGCGAAGACGCTGCGCGCGGGCATCACGACGGTCCGCAGCGTCGGCGCGTCGCACGCGATCGACGCCGACGTACGCGATGCGATCGACGCGGGCCGCATTCCCGGTCCGCGCATGCGCGCCGCCGGTGCGGTGCTCTGCATGACCGGCGGTCACGGCTGGTTCATCGGCCGGGCGGTAGACTCGCCGTGGGATGCGCGCAAGGCGGTACGCGAGCAAATGAAGGCCGGCGCCGACTGCATCAAGCTCATCGCGACCGGCGGCGTGCTGACGAAAGGCGCCGTTCCCGGCAACGCGCAGCTCACGCCGGACGAGCTCGAAGCGGCAATCGACGAAGCCCATCGCCACGGGTTGCGCGTGGCGGCTCACGCGATCGGTACGCAAGGCATCAAAAACGCGCTGCGCGCGGGCATCGACTCGATCGAGCACGGTCACATGCTCGACGACGAAGCGATCTCGCTCTTCAAGCAGAAGCGTGCGTATCTCGTCCCGACGCTGACCGCGCCGACCTGCATTCTCGCGCATCTC
It encodes:
- a CDS encoding amidohydrolase family protein, with the translated sequence MAIVIRAGVLYDGTLDPPKRNVDVVIEGTTIAEIRAAAEGGSPDYAAACVTPGLVNAHVHLEMNGEPDITVALATTTQNQRLLRAVELAAKTLRAGITTVRSVGASHAIDADVRDAIDAGRIPGPRMRAAGAVLCMTGGHGWFIGRAVDSPWDARKAVREQMKAGADCIKLIATGGVLTKGAVPGNAQLTPDELEAAIDEAHRHGLRVAAHAIGTQGIKNALRAGIDSIEHGHMLDDEAISLFKQKRAYLVPTLTAPTCILAHLEDGAQPQYVIDKAKTVNEAMLRNIKRAYDAGVRIAGGSDAGTPYNYHDNYAYEVELMHAMLGMSAQEALHAATAVAAELVGLQRSVLAPGEAADLLLLARDVGEDVRALREVERVFKAGACV
- a CDS encoding cytochrome b/b6 domain-containing protein; its protein translation is MSSPRYRYTRTMRLSHWIWAVAFAVLVSSGLQIFDAAPYLDASDASSPAHRVLSIDSPADGVGTTTIFGHAFTTTGWLGWTDDGMGGKGPRAFPGWITIPAYQDLADGRRWHFFFAWVAVLCWLAWLASSAVKGNLRKMLLTRSDLSKLWPMQAYYLRLRKTPPPYDEYNPLQKAAYTVVAFVIAPLVVLTGLALSPGIDAIAQPLTVVFGGRQFARLWHFAGMLALIAFFGIHVFQVATQGVVNQMRSMITGWFVEKEAPSA
- a CDS encoding enoyl-CoA hydratase-related protein; this encodes MAEVLTCAVERGIATVALARPAVRNAFNAELIAALRATFDELSERADVRAVVLAGEGPVFCGGADVGWMRAALDLSYDENVADAEAMSDMFRSIDRCARPVVARVQGAALGGGAGLVAVCDVAIASADATFGFTEVKLGIIPAVISPFVLAKIGASHARALFVTGRRFDAAHAREIGLVHAVVPEPSLDAAVDGVLDELRTAAPTAVRAIKALVADVLGASYDASRGLTSSAIAKQRTSEEGQEGLRAFLERRPAAFVE
- a CDS encoding hydroxymethylglutaryl-CoA lyase, with product MLPKNVTVVEVGARDGLQNEKSVVAASDKIAFIDLLSESGLRVIEATSFVSPRAIPQLADAERVFTHIRKAPGVRYPVLVPNLKGYERAKACGADAIAVFTAASQAFTKRNINMTVEESIATFADVVRRAKTDGAWVRGYVSTAFGSPFGDAVTPRMVRDVCVKLVELGCDEISVGDTIGVGVPTQVDEIVPLLAREIPLERLAFHFHDTRGTALANVYAALQHGITIFDASAGGLGGCPYAPGATGNVGTEDVLYMLAGMGIETGVDLARVRAASRFVRGVIGHELTSKAFQALEANG
- a CDS encoding transcriptional repressor; translated protein: MTTSGEPARLPKNYRLVYDIIRGAGQGVHFTMNDVFAHAKRRRPRIGFTTVYRGIQRLRDLGCIDEIELPGTDSAVYELKGEPHAHFRCERCGKVEDVPFVLPARTVDALAARTGVTIDAAIITLSGSCRNCRV
- a CDS encoding molybdopterin-dependent oxidoreductase is translated as MKRQIFIATSVSAALAGCSPIGTALNNSNGVRNVLSVAERLDYALASGGMAREYPESAVAPVFRINGFATPNDARYEALLASHFRTYRLVVDGAVERPLSLSLGDLERYRQTTQITRHDCVEGWSVIGKWSGVRLGAVIDAARPTPAARYAVFHCMDRDDSGVPYYESLDLVQAHHPQTLLALRLDDAALDPDHGAPVRLRVATQLGYKSAKWVNRISLVGGFSRIAGGHGGYWEDQGYEWYAGI
- a CDS encoding biotin carboxylase N-terminal domain-containing protein; protein product: MISRLLIANRGEIAVRIARAAREMGIVPLGIYSQADADAYFLAYVHDARCIGPAPAAQSYLDIAAILEAARAMNADALHPGYGFLSENPSFATAVHDAGAIFVGPPADAMAAMGSKIEAKRRAREAGVPTLPGYDGSDQSPARLREEAARMGFPLLIKASAGGGGRGMRVVTSPRELDDALASARREAAGAFGDDTLLLERYLENPRHIEFQILADAFGTTLHLGERECSIQRRHQKIVEEAPSVALSAQLRAEMGAAAVRIASSVGYVNAGTAEFMLDASGYYFLEMNARLQVEHPVTEAVHGIDLVQWQLRIASGERLTLRQEDVAPRGWAVEMRVTAEDPAHGMLPSAGCISAWQPPEGPGVRVDSGVAAGSTVGLDYDSMLAKLIVHASDRASAIAKMEVALDDFRIAGIRSNLPLLAWIVRDEAFRSGEIGTAFLAQRLDESRFAHAPVSKDALVLAVAKLLVEDALPWRIGGIGCPIVLAARDERFYASASRTAQRDAWRVSGDVQGLLQVRRHDGVIAATLGDASVTGHAELDACGVLTRVDGREYAFAFAQPPDASVRSSGAAEANGTVTAPMPGRVVRVAVAPGEDVAPHQLLIVLEAMKMEHRIEASLAATVRSVLVGEGQIVAGGTPLVELA